Genomic DNA from Setaria italica strain Yugu1 chromosome V, Setaria_italica_v2.0, whole genome shotgun sequence:
ATATATTCAGTTCTGTTTTTCCTGTTTGAAACTACTGATCGGCCCCTTTCATAGTTACAACCAACTCTTTTATTTCAGCTTGATTACACATAGGAAACAACTCCAAGGAATGGAGATTGCTACTTGAGTTGAGCAAACATTTTACTTCACAATTAGCAAAAACGGGTCCTTACATGTTCGTGCTTCCCACACATACACTACATTATCTTAACAAAAAAGAATGTCTACAGCACTTGAGGCACAGAAAGCTCTTGAAAATAAATCATTTGTTCATATAAATAAAATCAATTCCACAAGGTTGAGAAGAACTACACCAAATAAACCATATCCATGCATCCATCACCATAGAAGAGAGTAAAAACCAACAGCAGATTTGTCTGAAGAGAAGCATATAACTGCAAACTGTACACCACCCGCAATCCCAATGCAATTCCATCTCCATGTAGTTTCCAAGTCCATGATCACAAAACGAGAAATCCACACCTGACCTGCATATCACTTAATCTTTCTTCTTGTTGGCAGGGGAGCAGAACCTCTCAAACAGCATGGCGAAGAACCCTAAGAAATCGAGCCGCTTCTTCGGGTCATCTTTCTCCACCTCCCTGTTTGTTTCTTCAGGCTTCTCTCCTTCAGCTGAAGTTTCAGCAGTAGCATCAGTCTTAGTTGGAGTTTCAGTTTCAGTTGTGGGGGCTGTCTGTTCCTGCTGCACCGCTGCGACGACAGCCTGAATTTCTTCTACTGCTTGCTCCACATTCGATTCTTCAGTCTTGTCAGCAGAGGCGGCGACGTCAGCGTTCTGGGCAGCTTCGCCTTCCTCTGCTTTCTCTTCAGCCTCAGGTTCTTTATCTTTAGATCCTGTTCAAGGAAAGGATGATTGCAAATGTTCAACAATCAGGCTGTGGATGAAAACAAATTCACCAATTTAGTCAGGTAAATTGCCAGAGACAATCCCAAAAACAATGGAAGATCAGATGCCTTACCATGCCTCCGCAGATGAAGAGCATGAGCAAGGCTCTTAACCTCGTCCTTGACCTTCTCCACCACTTCCGGGTGGCTCTTCACCTTGTCCATAACTGCACTTAAAGCATCCATGTCCTTGTTTCCTTGTTCTTCGCTTCCTTGCTCTGCAAAATCGACACGAATGCTTATTAGAGAAAATGGTATGGTCTgaagagagaaagaaataaagaaaaaaagggggaCCTAATTTAGCATTTTTCAATCACATGCATCATCTGAAGTTTGGGTCAAAATAGCTCCTTACAAGCGAGTAACGACGAGATGAACAAGAACCGAAGTGTTCATTAGTTAATTACACTTTCCCTAATTCAAGCCTCACCATAAGAAATACTGATGAGATCCATGGGTTAATTACACGTTCTCCATTTTTCCCTTTAAATAAATCCCTAGTTACTGAACGCAATCATCACACCCCAATCAGTGAATTATCAGTAAAACACAAAGCAGGGGAAAGAAACTATCTTCTTACTGATCAATTCGACAGGAAAAGGATTCTTCAAGACAACAGTAAAGATGCCAAATCCCAAAACAGAAACATACACCAAAATCAAAAAAGCAGATAGAGCGAGAAAGCAATCGCACACGAGCTTGCAAGAGCCGAGAAAACAAGGATCTGTCATCCTAGGTTAGGTATCGGCTGAATCAAACTTTTGCAGTGAAAAGAAGAGACCCTTACCAATTGAAAAAACTGCAGATTCGAAGGGCGTCGAAGTTTGCAATGAATGGGGAAAGCTGAACTGAAGAAAACCGAAAAGCGCAGACTTTTTGATGTGTACTATGCGAAGCTGAAGAATTCTGGCTTTCTGGGTTACGGCTCTAACTGAGCCCCTTGATATGGACTAAATTACTAATGCGAAGCTAATGTTTAATGTATTATATACACACAAGCACCCCTGGCATGCATAATGATACTGCATGGTAGGACAGTGCAGGAGAGTGACAGCGAAAATGGACGCTGGCAAGCTGCAGGCATTCATGGTGGTTGGTCGAGGAGGATATGATCCTGCATCGTGGCTTGCACGGCGCAGCTTTTGTCATACAGAGTGTCTCTGCTCCAGCTGGGTCAATCAAAGGTTGCTTTGTTTATCTTGAAACAGTACTGTATTTGCTATAGCTGCATTGATCCCAGAAGAATATATGGGAGATAGCAGTTGAATTCTTTGTTGTTGATGtttattgttattattgttTGTGAATTCCTGTCTGTACAAATGGAGATGA
This window encodes:
- the LOC101773947 gene encoding uncharacterized protein LOC101773947, with product MFFQRKNSKKVKDSEGSQKKGKDSRGKNDLFDRAKGGLDALAGSLQSAKNDAETATEKLQGDVKSGIETILHKGSGLIEKAKEELGGHSEASHSKELEQGSEEQGNKDMDALSAVMDKVKSHPEVVEKVKDEVKSLAHALHLRRHGSKDKEPEAEEKAEEGEAAQNADVAASADKTEESNVEQAVEEIQAVVAAVQQEQTAPTTETETPTKTDATAETSAEGEKPEETNREVEKDDPKKRLDFLGFFAMLFERFCSPANKKKD